The DNA sequence tacactggctaagttcaagaatcaacatatttaactaggagaatcaataacactatctgagttctgagttcttatagatgccaatcattctgaacttcaaaggatagagtgagatgccaaaactgttcggaggcaaaaagctactagtcccgctcatctgattggaactatgtttctttgatattttggagtctatagtatattctcttctttttatcctattttgattttcagttgcttggggacaagcaacaatttaagtttggtgttgtgatgagcggataatttgtatgctttttggcattgtttttagtgtgtttttagtatcttttagttagtttttagtatatttttattagtttttagttaaaattcacttttctggactttactatgagtttgtgtgtttttctgtgatttcaggtattttctggctgaaattgagggtcctgagcaaaaatctgatccagagactcaaaaggactgcagatgctgttggattctgacctccctgcactcgaagtggattttctggagctacagaagcccaattggcgcgctctcaacggaattggaaagtagacattctgggctttccagcaatatataatagtccatactttgcccaagatttgatggcccaaactggcgctcaaagtcacctacagaaattccagcgttaaacgccggaactggaataaaatttggagttaaacgcccaaactggcatgaaagctggcgtttaactccagaaaaggtctctacacgaaattccttcattgctcagcccaagcacacaccaagtgggcccggaagtggatttttctgtcatttactcatttctgtaaaccttaggatactagcttttactacttataggatcttttgacattgtatccgcaccttatgaccccataacattttgtaaacgtttctttccacagtatgagcctctaaaccccatggttgggggtcaggagctctgctgtgtcttgatgaattaatgcaattactactgtttcttattcaatcatgcttgcttcgattctaagataacacttgttcttaatccggatgaatgtgatgatccgtgacaatcatcatcattctcaactatgaacacgtgcctgacaaccacctctgttctatcttagattgagtagttatctcttgggttctttaatcggaatcttcgtggtataggcagaacctgatggcagcattcaagagaatccggaaggtctaaaccttgtctgtggtattctgagtaggattcaatgattgaatgactgtgatgtgcttcaaacctgtaacctactgggcgttagtgacagacgcaaaagagggattctattccggtaggggagggaaccaaaccggtgattggcagtactgtgacagagtacgtgcattagctttcactgcgaagatgggaggtagccattgacaacggtgaaaccctacatgagcttgccatggaaggagacttgcgtgtttgatgaagaagacagtaggaaagcagagattcggaagatggagcatctccaaaaccccaacctattttccattactgcaaaacaagtaaccatttcatgttcttttactttttacaatcaatcctgataatttctgagctcctgactaagatttacaagataaccatagcttgcttcaagccgacaatctccgtgggatcgacccttgctcacgcaaggtattacttggacgacccagtgcacttgctggttagttgtgcggagttgcaaaagtgttattgcaatttcgtgcaccatggacccatgaagtcaatcccccacacatcaaacaactTAAGTTTTAGGATGAATTGCTGTGTGATGACTTCGGATTCACTAccccttttaaaattttagtgaatcagttcttttggcaagcgcaccaaaattatcacCAAGTAAAAACCCACAGtagagtgggatcgtatccacataGATTGGCAAATCcaagcagttttaattgattgatgaattagtcaagcagatcaataagattgtgaagtgcagaattataaatgacataaatgtaaatgactagaatgtaaaggaaagcaataaagtccagaaatggaAATTACTGAATGTAAAGTGCTAaatcataaatgacttgaatgtaaatgggaatggggaattgctgaatgtaaaattaagctataaataaatggatagataagaatgggaaaattcattgagattgggagatgttgtctctttggatcaaaTCTAGCTTAGATCTTCTTTAGttaaagtccagaaaattgaattttaactaaaaactaataaaaatatactaagaactcaactaaaattactaaaaacatactaaaaacaatgccaaaaagcgtataaattatccgctcatcacaggaCAATCCATTCTTCCACTGGTTTTTCATCCTTTGAACTTGTCTATGGTTTTAATCCTCTCACTGTCTTAGATTTAATGCCTTTACCTTTGAGTGATCTTATTAGTTTAGATGGAGCTAGCAAGGTTGTGAAAGTTAAAGCAATACATACAAAGGCTCGTGACCTGATTGAGAGGAAGAACAAAACCACGGCTAAAAAGGTTAACAAAAACCGAAAGCATATAGTTTTCGAACCAGAAAATTGGGTTTGGGTacatttgaggaaggagagatTTCCTGCTCAGAGGAAGACTAAACTTGATGCTAGAGGGGATGGCCCATTCCAAGTGCTTGAGAAGATCAATGACAACGCCTACAAGATTGACCTACCAGGTGAGTATAATGTCTCTGCTACTTTCAATGTTTCTGATCTCTCTCCTTTTGATATGGACACAGATTTGAGGATGAATCTTTTTGAGGAAGGAGGGAATGATACATGCTCGGAAAGACAACAGGGGTATTCTAAGACAAAAGGGCAGAATGGGAATTTCACACTTCCAGAGGGCCCCATCACTAGAGCACGCGCAAAGAAGCTCAAGGAGAGTTTTGGAAACCTGGCAGCGTTTATGCATATTGAGTTACATCAAGTTCTAACCAAGGAAGAATGggcaaggcctattgggcaaagTCAAGACAGCAAGAAGCCCAATAATGCTTTCCGAATTCAGTGGGAggcataatttatttttaaatttcgaAATTCTAGACTCTTGTTTTAGTTTGTTATGTGGTCAAAAGTTTGTTAGAAGACTTATTTTAAAACTGTTATgcttagtagtatttttagggattttaaatttaaatcaaatctgatctaatccaataagatcaaatttgatttaaattagttttcttatcttttagttaatTGTTAGGTGCCTATTTAAACACCTTTGGTGAGATAATTTACATAATTTTGATGAATAAATTTCAGTTACTTTTAAGCACTTTTTATTGTGTGAGAAATGAGGTGAGTGATTTGCTTCACTTGTTGCATGAGAAAGATTGGAGGATCCAACACTAAGGTGATCTGCGTGGTGGTTTCTTTCAGTTTTCGCCCCTCTCATCTAGGTTGTCAAGGACAAGTTCTTTGAAGGTCTAGTAGGGAATCCTTTCCAGTGACATAGGTTGCTAAGAACATGTATCTTATAGGTCTAGTAGGAAAAATCCATTTATCTATTCTTTTTTAAATTCCTTAtcagcgtggcacgccaaggttGACAAGGGACGAGCGTGCCACTTAAAGGAttgagcgtggcacgccaagccatTTTGAAGGGCACGTGACACGCTGATGGAGTGCCAGCCACACGCCAGCTAAGGAGTCACGTTTATTGAGTGCTTTCTTTTCCTCTAAATTAtaattttccctttttcacttttgtaatttctttattttcactAGGAATAGTATAAATAACCCCAAAGAGTATTGAAGAGGGGTTAAGCAGTGAGTTCTAGATCCACTTTTACACTCCACTTTTGAGTACTTTTCAATctatgagtagctaacttccctctaattgagagagggagctctgttgtacttgatggattgataatagtgaaattcttcttctcttcatcttctcttgatTTGGTAGGAGGAATTTCATTCttaatgcttagtgttcaatcatcttgggaaagaggttgaatgtaattgggtttcatgggaaccttggaaaaagaaacatgaaaccatgcttgaaatccctcTCACATTTGAGTAGATTCAGGGTGTTGGtgatgggatacgtgacatataatctcccctctacctggacctacaagggtgtgtggtataatcagggaccaaacatatctctcttcatgagcaattaaaccaaggaattggctattgatcaagatctgagagattgagtcaccatgGGATTGGGGCTCagtcaatcatgattgccaagaggtcaatgagttgtatgattgaagaagatctaagctagatttgatccaaagagacaacatctcccaatctcaatgaattttcccattcttatctatccatttatttatagcttaattttacattcagcaattccccattcccatttacattcaagtcatttatgattTAGCACTTTACATTCAGTAATTtccatttctggactttattgctttcctttacattctagtcatttacatttatgtCATTTATAATTTTGCACTTCACAATCTTATTGATCTGCTTGactaattcatcaatcaattaaaactgcttgGATTTGCCAATCtatgtggatacgatcccactctaCTGTGGATTTTTACTTGgtgataattttggtgcgcttgccaaaagaactgattc is a window from the Arachis stenosperma cultivar V10309 chromosome 3, arast.V10309.gnm1.PFL2, whole genome shotgun sequence genome containing:
- the LOC130966281 gene encoding uncharacterized protein LOC130966281 codes for the protein MPLPLSDLISLDGASKVVKVKAIHTKARDLIERKNKTTAKKVNKNRKHIVFEPENWVWVHLRKERFPAQRKTKLDARGDGPFQVLEKINDNAYKIDLPGEYNVSATFNVSDLSPFDMDTDLRMNLFEEGGNDTCSERQQGYSKTKGQNGNFTLPEGPITRARAKKLKESFGNLAAFMHIELHQVLTKEEWARPIGQSQDSKKPNNAFRIQWEA